The sequence CTGAAGCCGCGCGACTTCGCCGAGGCGCTGGCCGAGGCGGTCTCGGCGGACGACGGCGTCGCCTCGGCCGAGGTGGCCGGGCCCGGCTTCCTCAACTTCCGGCTCGCCGCGGCCGCGCAGGGCGACATCGTGCGCCAGGTGCTCGAGGCCGGCGCCGCGTTCGGCCGCGGCGACGCGCTGGCCGGGACCAAGATCAACCTGGAGTTCGTCTCGGCGAACCCGACCGGCCCGATCCACCTCGGCGGCACCCGCTGGGCCGCGGTCGGCGACGCGCTGGGCCGGGTGCTGGGCGCGCAGGGCGGCGAGGTCACCCGCGAGTACTACTTCAACGACGCCGGTGCCCAGATCGACCGGTTCGTCCGGTCCCTGATCGCCGCCGCGAAGGGTGAGCCCGCGCCGGAGGACGGCTACGCGGGCGGCTACATCAACGACATCGCCGCCGAGGTCATCAAGGCCGAGCCGAGCGCGCTGTCGCTGCCGGAAGAGCAGCGGCACGAGACGTTCCGCCGGATCGGCATCGAGCTGATGTTCTCCGAGATCAAGCAGAGCCTGCACGAGTTCGGCACCGACTTCGACGTCTACTTCCACGAGAACTCGCTGCACGAGTCGGGCGCGGTCGACGCCGCCGTCCAGCAGCTGAAGGACTCCGGGAACCTGTACTTCGACGAGGGCGCCTGGTGGCTCAAGTCGTCGGAGTACGGCGACGACAAGGACCGCGTCGTCATCAAGCAGGACGGCAACCCGGCCTACATCGCCGGCGACCTGGCCTACTTCAAGGACAAGCGCAACCGCGGCTTCGACCTGTGCATCTACATGCTCGGCGCGGACCACCACGGCTACATCGCCCGCCTCAAGGCCGCGGCCGCGGCGTTCGGCGACGACCCGGCCACGGTCGAGGTGCTGATCGGCCAGATGGTCAACCTGGTCAGCGACGGCAAGCCGGTGCGGATGTCCAAGCGCGCGGGCACCGTGATCACCATGGAGGACCTCGTCGAGGCCGTGGGCGTCGACCCGGCCCGCTACGAGCTGATCCGCTACTCGGTGGACTCCACTTTGGACGTCGACCTGGACCTGCTGCGCAAGCACTCCAACGACAACCCCGTCTACTACGTCCAGTACGCGCACGCGCGGCTGGCGTCCCTGCAGCGCAACGCCGCCGATCTCGGCCTCAAGTCCACTTCGGACGTCGACTTCGGACTGCTGACCCTGCCCGCCGAGGGCGACCTGATCCGCACCATCGGCGAGTTCCCGGAAACCGTGCGCCGCGCCGCCGAAATGCGGGAGCCGCACCGGATCGCGCGCTACCTCGAAGAACTCGCGGGCGCCTACCACAAGTTCTACACCGTGGGCCGCGTGCTGCCCATGGGCGACGAAGAGGCGACCCCTCTGACGTACGCCCGGCTCGCGCTGTGCGAGGCCGCCCGCCAGGTGCTGGCGAACGGCCTCGCCCTCCTCGGTGTCTCCGCTCCGGAACGGATGTAAGAAATGGCGCACCCCGCGGGCCCACGGCACGCCGACGTCTACACCCACGCCGACACCTCCGGGCTCCAGCCGTCCGGGGTCGAAGAGCTCGACAAGCTGCCCGCGAAAGTGTGGCCGCGCAACACCTTCCGCGCCGCCGACGGCGTTGTCCGGATCGCCGGCGTCGACGTCCGCGAGCTGGCCGAGCAGCACGGCACGCCGCTGTTCGTGGTCGACGAAGCCGACTTCAAATCCCGGTGCGCGGACTACGCCGAAGCGTTCGACGACCCCTCGCTCGTGCACTACGCGTCCAAGGCGTTCCTCTCCATCGAGATCGCCCGCTGGGTGGCCGAGCAGGGGCTGAGCCTGGACGTCTGCAGCGGCGGCGAGCTCGCCGTGGCGCAGCGCGCGAACTTCCCGGCCGAGCGGATCACCTTCCACGGCAACAACAAGTCGCCCGCGGAGCTGGAAGCCGCGGTCGTCGCGGGCGTCGGCACGGTCGTGCTCGACTCCTACTACGAGATCGCGCGGCTGAGCGACATCGCCGCGCGCCACGACGTGGTGCAGCCGGTGCTGATCCGGGTGACCGTCGGCGTCGAGGCGCACACCCACGAGTTCATCGCGACCGCGCACGAGGACCAGAAGTTCGGCTTCTCGCTGGCGTCGGGCGACGCCGCCGAGGCGGTCCGCCGGGTGCTCAACGCGCCTTCGCTCAAGCTGGTCGGCCTGCACAGCCACATCGGTTCGCAGATCTTCGACGCCGACGGCTTCGAGGTGGCCGCCCGCCGCGTCGTCGGGCTGCTCGCCGACCTGGCCAAGGAGCACGGCACCGAGCTGCTCGACCAGCTGAGCCTGGTCGACCTCGGCGGCGGGTTCGGCATCGCCTACACCGAGAAGGACAACCCGCCGCCGCCGGCGCAGATGATCACGCAGATCCGCGAGATCGTCCGCAAGGAGTGCGCGTACGCGGGCCTGCCGGTGCCGCGCATCGCCGGCGAGCCGGGCCGCGCGATCGCCGGTCCGGGCACGATCACGCTCTACGAGGTCGGCACCATCAAGGACGTCTCGCTCGGCGACGAGTCGGCGCGGCGGTACGTCAGCGTCGACGGCGGGATGAGCGACAACATCCGGACCGCCCTCTACGACGCGGTGTACGACGTCCGCGTGGTGTCCCGGTCCGCTGGCGACAACGAGCAGCCGGTGCAGGCCGTACTGTCCCGGGTGGTGGGAAAACACTGTGAGTCCGGCGACATCGTCGTACGAGACTGCTGGCTGCCCGACACCCTGGCTCCCGGCGACCTGCTGGCGGTCGCGGCGACCGGCGCCTACTGCTACTCGATGGCGAGCAGCTACAACCGGCAGCCGCGCCCGGCCGTGGTCGCGGTGCGCAACGGCAGCTCCCGGCTGCTGCTGCGGCGGGAGACGACCGACGACATGCTCCGCCTGGAGGTCTGAACACAGTGGCTGCCCCTGAGGAACGCCCGGCCATCCGCGTCGCCCTGCTCGGCTGCGGGACGGTCGGCGGCGAGGTCGCCCGGCTGCTCACCGAGCAGGCCGGCGAGCTGGCCGCGCGAGCGGGCGCGCCGGTCGAACTGGCCGGCATCGCCGTGCGCCGCCCGGACAAGCACCCCGAGCTGCCGCCGGAGCTGCTGACCGCCGACGCCGAGCAGCTCGTCACGTCCGACGACGTCGACGTCGTGGTCGAGCTGGTCGGCGGGATCGAGCCGGTGCGCGGCTGGCTGCTGGCCGCGCTGAAGGCCGGGAAGTCCGTGGTCACCGCGAACAAGGCGCTGCTCGCCGAGCACTCGGCCGACCTGTTCGAGGCCGCCGACGCGGCGGGCGCCGACCTCTACTTCGAGGCCGCGGTGGCCGGCGCCATCCCGCTGCTGCGCCCGCTGCGCGAATCGCTGGCCGGTGACCGCATCACGCGCGTGATGGGCATCGTCAACGGCACCACGAACTACATCCTGTCCGCGATGGACTCCACCGGCGCCGGCTACGCCGAGACGCTCGACGAGGCCAGCCGCCTCGGGTACGCCGAGGCCGACCCGACCGCCGACGTCGACGGCTACGACGCCGCGTCGAAGGCCGCGATCCTCGCGTCGCTGGCGTTCCACACCCGCGTGACGGCCTCGGACGTGCACCGCGAGGGCATCGCCGACGTCACCGCCTCCGACCTCGCGGCGGCCCGCGGGCTCGGCCGCACGGTGAAGCTGCTGGCCATCTGTGAGCGCGTGATCGACGACGACGGCGTCGAGTCCGTCTCGGCGCGCGTGCACCCGGTGATGATCCCGCGCAGCCACCAGCTGGCGGGCGTCGGCGGCGCGTTCAACGCCGTCTACGTCGAGGCGGACGCGGCCGGCGAGCTGATGTTCTACGGCCAGGGCGCGGGCGGCGCGCCGACCGCGAGCGCGGTGCTCGGCGACCTCGTCGCGGTGGCCCGCAACCGGGTCGCCGGCGGCCGCGGCCCGCGCGAATCCGCGCACGCGGCGCTGCCGGTGCGGCCGATGGGCCAGACGCCGACCCGTTACCACGTAAGCCTTTCCGTCGCCGACCGCGCCGGCGTGCTCGCGCAGGTGGCGCAGGCGTTCGCCGGGCACGGGGTGAGCATCGCGGCCGTGCGGCAGAGCGACGTCGGCGACCGCGCGAGCCTGGTCGTCGTGACGCACCAGGCCCCCGACGCGGCCCTGCAGTCCACTGTGGACGAGATCGCGAAGCTCGACGTCGTCCACGAAGTTGTCAGTGTCATGCGGGTGGAAGGCGAAGACCAGTGAGCAGCCAGGCCTGGCCGGGGATCATCGAGGCGTACCGGGACCGCGTCCCGGTCCCGGACGGGGCGCGGGTCGTCACGCTCGGGGAGGGCAACACGCCGCTGCTCCCGGCGCACCACCTGTCCGAGCTGACCGGCTGCGAGGTGCACCTCAAGGTCGAGGGCGCGAACCCGACCGGCTCGTTCAAGGACCGCGGGATGACCGTGGCCATCACGCACGCGCTGGCCAGCGGCCTCAAGGCGGTGATCTGCGCGTCGACCGGCAACACGTCCGCCTCGGCCGCCGCCTACGCCGCCCGCGCGGGCCTCACCTGCGCCGTGCTGGTGCCCCAGGGCAAGATCGCGATGGGCAAGCTCGCCCAGGCCGTGCTGCACGGCGCGCGGATCCTGCAGGTCGACGGCAACTTCGACGACTGCCTCGAACTGGCACGCAAGACCGCGGCCGACTACCCGGTCACGCTGGTCAACTCGGTCAACCCGGTGCGCATCGCCGGCCAGAAGACCGCGGCCTTCGAGATCTGCGACGTGCTCGGCACCGCGCCGGACATCCACTGCCTGCCGGTCGGCAACGCGGGCAACATCACCGCCTACTGGGCGGGGTATTCGGAGTACGCGGCCGACGGTGTGGTGAAGAACACGCCGCGGATGTTCGGCTTCCAGGCGGCCGGTGCGGCGCCGCTCGTGCACGGCGAGCCGGTGGCCGACCCGGAGACGGTCGCGACCGCGATCCGGATCGGCAGCCCGGCGTCGTGGACGGCCGCGGTGAAGGCGAAGGAAGCGTCCGACGGGCTGTTCGAGGCCGTCACGGACGAGAAGATCCTCGAGGCCTACCGGCTGCTGGCCGGGCGCGAGGGCGTGTTCGTCGAGCCGGCGTCCGCCACGAGCGTGGCCGGCCTGCTGGCCACCG is a genomic window of Amycolatopsis lexingtonensis containing:
- the argS gene encoding arginine--tRNA ligase, yielding MTPAALADLVRSSAVQVLAARGIDDAVLPEQVTIERPRNPEHGDYATNIALQVAKKAGLKPRDFAEALAEAVSADDGVASAEVAGPGFLNFRLAAAAQGDIVRQVLEAGAAFGRGDALAGTKINLEFVSANPTGPIHLGGTRWAAVGDALGRVLGAQGGEVTREYYFNDAGAQIDRFVRSLIAAAKGEPAPEDGYAGGYINDIAAEVIKAEPSALSLPEEQRHETFRRIGIELMFSEIKQSLHEFGTDFDVYFHENSLHESGAVDAAVQQLKDSGNLYFDEGAWWLKSSEYGDDKDRVVIKQDGNPAYIAGDLAYFKDKRNRGFDLCIYMLGADHHGYIARLKAAAAAFGDDPATVEVLIGQMVNLVSDGKPVRMSKRAGTVITMEDLVEAVGVDPARYELIRYSVDSTLDVDLDLLRKHSNDNPVYYVQYAHARLASLQRNAADLGLKSTSDVDFGLLTLPAEGDLIRTIGEFPETVRRAAEMREPHRIARYLEELAGAYHKFYTVGRVLPMGDEEATPLTYARLALCEAARQVLANGLALLGVSAPERM
- the lysA gene encoding diaminopimelate decarboxylase; its protein translation is MAHPAGPRHADVYTHADTSGLQPSGVEELDKLPAKVWPRNTFRAADGVVRIAGVDVRELAEQHGTPLFVVDEADFKSRCADYAEAFDDPSLVHYASKAFLSIEIARWVAEQGLSLDVCSGGELAVAQRANFPAERITFHGNNKSPAELEAAVVAGVGTVVLDSYYEIARLSDIAARHDVVQPVLIRVTVGVEAHTHEFIATAHEDQKFGFSLASGDAAEAVRRVLNAPSLKLVGLHSHIGSQIFDADGFEVAARRVVGLLADLAKEHGTELLDQLSLVDLGGGFGIAYTEKDNPPPPAQMITQIREIVRKECAYAGLPVPRIAGEPGRAIAGPGTITLYEVGTIKDVSLGDESARRYVSVDGGMSDNIRTALYDAVYDVRVVSRSAGDNEQPVQAVLSRVVGKHCESGDIVVRDCWLPDTLAPGDLLAVAATGAYCYSMASSYNRQPRPAVVAVRNGSSRLLLRRETTDDMLRLEV
- a CDS encoding homoserine dehydrogenase, translated to MAAPEERPAIRVALLGCGTVGGEVARLLTEQAGELAARAGAPVELAGIAVRRPDKHPELPPELLTADAEQLVTSDDVDVVVELVGGIEPVRGWLLAALKAGKSVVTANKALLAEHSADLFEAADAAGADLYFEAAVAGAIPLLRPLRESLAGDRITRVMGIVNGTTNYILSAMDSTGAGYAETLDEASRLGYAEADPTADVDGYDAASKAAILASLAFHTRVTASDVHREGIADVTASDLAAARGLGRTVKLLAICERVIDDDGVESVSARVHPVMIPRSHQLAGVGGAFNAVYVEADAAGELMFYGQGAGGAPTASAVLGDLVAVARNRVAGGRGPRESAHAALPVRPMGQTPTRYHVSLSVADRAGVLAQVAQAFAGHGVSIAAVRQSDVGDRASLVVVTHQAPDAALQSTVDEIAKLDVVHEVVSVMRVEGEDQ
- the thrC gene encoding threonine synthase, which encodes MSSQAWPGIIEAYRDRVPVPDGARVVTLGEGNTPLLPAHHLSELTGCEVHLKVEGANPTGSFKDRGMTVAITHALASGLKAVICASTGNTSASAAAYAARAGLTCAVLVPQGKIAMGKLAQAVLHGARILQVDGNFDDCLELARKTAADYPVTLVNSVNPVRIAGQKTAAFEICDVLGTAPDIHCLPVGNAGNITAYWAGYSEYAADGVVKNTPRMFGFQAAGAAPLVHGEPVADPETVATAIRIGSPASWTAAVKAKEASDGLFEAVTDEKILEAYRLLAGREGVFVEPASATSVAGLLATAADGRLPKGSRVVCTVTGHGLKDPQTALAGNVEVEPLAVDPSAVAAALDLR